A segment of the Heptranchias perlo isolate sHepPer1 unplaced genomic scaffold, sHepPer1.hap1 HAP1_SCAFFOLD_50, whole genome shotgun sequence genome:
CCACAGGATTTTATGTCACAAGGAACGTTTATTGTGTTCTGTTACAAGTTTTCAATGTCCCTGCACTCCGCGAttataggggaggggagtctctctgtTTTATCACATTAAACTGGCTCTACATTTAGTTCAGGTGTAACGGGCCTGACAGTTCTTgggaattttctgaagttccGTCGCCGAACAGAGCCTCTCACAAATGAGGGCAGATTATGGGTAATTCCCGACACTGCCCCTGGTTCACCCAGGAGCCTCCCGCTGTGTGTGGGGCCTcaccgctggccggtgtgtgtctgtactcctgggctCATATCCCACAACCCGTTCGATTGGAACCTTTTTACCGGCAGATTTTAGTTCACAAatcccactgaagtgtcggcctggattaatgagcgaggggcctgaatccacgaccttctgactcagaggcacgagtgctgccagctgggtgaagagatggtggatgtattggagagtgtgaagggcagtgtcattgatgagttaagataacaTACCGACGTCCAACGGGGAAAGCTCAGCCCGCCCATTGACGGGTGTgtgcccgaaagctgtgttttgctctttgttactgaatgattggagtttctgcttccctctcctgcacacgttgacagtccggtgtCACCTGCacccacacctcggtaagagggaGGGATGCTCCGACACACAGACTGCTCAGTTAGTGTTGGCCAACGTGGAAGTAATAGTGAGAAGAAATCTCTTCAATGGGCGTATCTCCGACAGTaagaaaaacagcaataaatattatttattgcaattaaattatcagactctttcagtgacctgtatttactgatccgataaagactgtaaaatcccgACTCGTTCACAAGGATCAATTTTAGATTCTTCAGTCCTGagggaattactaaccgatcctcttatcatttgtcatgtttgggttgaatctgcttctctctggtttaacagaactgtttgtttcccttcattatggagcaacaatacaatttgtgcctgttttacaattggcctaacagttagagacaaataaacagttacctcaacacctggcatttgtgcacTACGGttcccagccgctggagtccttcacactggATGGAGCATTTCTGTAGATcgaggtgttttattgtatcacagagtccaatgacatgagacagcaccgcacagtcaatcggggtcagtcgcaaTCCACTAAATGTTAGTGTTTCCATCgatcccactgtgacccgagccagtgtttgattctgagactcaaacaggtagtggaatgtgttcaggaggtcccttttCCCAGTTTCACTCTCTGTTTTTCCAATCTCTCtttcaaccttctccttcacccagtcaatcactccgcagattttttgatgaagaaatggacccagaaactcctccaggggccgagctgactgtgaggaggagagaccaacaacaaaacggagaaatatctcaaatcgcccatcttccttgctgtgggcttcactgaggagtttccggatgtcccctggatctgcagtcaggaattgtgcgagtgcggccacaaactcttggatggtgaggtgcgggaatgtgtaaaccacactctgggcagaatcatctctctccaaaagttccatcatgaacccagacaggaactgggaaggttgcagattgtacttgatcaaatctccatttctaaacacaatcttcttctcggagactccactgaaggccatctcaccgatcttcagtaacacatcacggggggattcaatctctcggccatggtttttcagaatgttgtaaatatagtaggaatatagttgggtgatggtcttgggaactcgctgctgtttcctgtctctttgtgtgaagaagggacccagtgacagacagaggatccagcagtaggaagggttgtaacacatggtgtacaggagctcgttctcctccacatgtttgaaaacagctgctgccaccacctgatcttcaaaatacttgttgaaatattccttccgttcttcaccaacaaatcccaggatttcagcccagacactgatctcagccttttccaataaatgtaatgcagtggggcggctggtcacgagcactgaacatcctgggagcagcttgtgctgtattaaactgtacacaatgtcagacacttcacaccggtcttcaggatctgtgcacatgtaatCAGCCTCTGTATTTATCCGATTGTTatcaaaatcgatactgtccttgaattcatctaaaccatcgaatataaacagtaatccctctgggttcttccagagctctcccagaatattcctaaagtaaggatacagatctagtatcagattcctcaggtttattctacagttaattgcgttcaaatcccggaatttaaaactgaaaacaaattgaaagtgtgggtatattttcccagtggcccagtcataaacaatcttttgtaccattgttgcttttccaatccccgcgactccactcactgctgctgaactcccagatttggattttctccgGGAAAAACTGCTCTCGAACAATTggtcagttcggattttttccagttctctccggagatgtttctctctccactcttcatggtctcggcctcttgccagcagttcatgttctacaagtgtccgatctcgaacagtagaaatgaccgttagctcagtgtatagagtgaccagctggaaaatcttaaccttctcctttattcggatcgtgttcactctcagtgtttcagtttggacccggagtctttccttgtgtttctattgaacatcttcaatttgaacagacagaaagtgatTCTCAATGGTAGTTGTATTaacataaaaacaaattctcaatatcactttactattcagtaaAATGTTCCGAGATTGAACTCCCAGCTTCAAtagaggtgcgagcaggaaattaaactctgTTACTGGaaacctcgcttgaaagtgaataatggcggagaaaagtttcaaatcctcacttgattctaatatttactgaacatggagatttctatgaaggtgatattttccctctgatgaTTAATACTATCAGCCCTGCCCTGTACCATGGACATCTCGTTACAAATCCAAACGTGATTCTTTTATACGAAACTAGAGGTTCTCGTAGAATAATTTATGAAACCGTCAGTGGTGCTGACCTTTGCAGAAATGGGAATTGGGGTATTGGGTATCAGTCGGAAAGGGATAGCTTGTGAATGGGCAGATGTTTCACTCTTATTGTAtcggacctcgggcaggttatatGGGATATTgtgtgcattgggagagggaTTGACTGTGAgttgacagaagttccactgttattgtatcagaccttaaGCAGGTTATCTGTGATATTGtggccattgggagagggacagactgtgaatggacagaagttccactgttattgtatcagaccttaggcaggttatctgggatattgtgggcactgggagagggacagactgtgaatggacagaagtcccactgttattcTATCAGGCcttgtgcaggttatctgggatattgtgggcattgggagagggacagactgtgaatggacagaagtcccactgttcatgtaccagatctcggacaggttatctgggatattgtggacattgggagagggacagactgtgaatggacagaagtcccaatgttattgtatcagaccttgtgcaggttatctgggatattgtgggcattgggagagggagactgtgaatggacagaagtcccactgttaatGTATCAGACCTTGCGcatgttatctgggatattgtgggaacTGGGAGAGggccagactgtgaatggacggaAGTCCCACTGTTCATGTATCAgatctcgggcaggttatctgggatattgtgggcattgggagagggatagactgtgaatggacagaagttccattcTTATTGTATCagtcctcgggcaggttatctgggatattgtggccactgggagagggacagactgtgaatgggcagaagttccactgttgttGTATCAGACcttgtgcaggttatctgggatattgtgggcactgggagagtgacagactgtgaatggacagaagttccactgttgttGTATCAGACcatgggcaggttatctgggatattgtgggcactgggagagggacagactgtgaatggacagaagttccactgttattgtatcagacctcgtgcatgttatctgggatattgtgggcactgggagacggACAGActatgaatggacagaagtcccactgttaatGTATCAGGCcttgtgcaggttatctgggatattgtgggcattgggagagggacagactgtgaatggacagaagtcccactgttcaTGTATCAgatctcgggcaggttatctgggatattgtgggcattgggagagggacagactgtgaatggacagaagtcccaatgttattgtatcagaccttgtgcaggttatctgggatattgtgtgaattcgagagggacagactgtgaatggacagaagtcccaatgttattgtatcagaccttgtgcaggttatctgggatattgtgggcactgggagaggaacaggctgtgaatggacagaagtcccactgttaatGTATCAGACCTTGCGcatgttatctgggatattgtgggaacTGGGAGAGggccagactgtgaatggacggaAGTTCCACTGTTGTTGTATCAGACcttgtgcaggttatctgggatattgtgggcactgggagaggaacaggctgtgaatggacagaagtcccactgttaatGTATCAGACCTTGCGcatgttatctgggatattgtgggaacTGGGAGAGggccagactgtgaatggacggaAGTCCCACTGTTCATGTATCAgatctcgggcaggttatctgggatattgtgggcattgggagagggatagactgtgaatggacagaagttccactgttattgtatcagaccttgtgcaggttatctgggatattgtgggcactgggagagtgacagactgtgaatggacagaagttccactgttgttGTATCAGACcatgggcaggttatctgggatattgtgggcactgggagagggacagactgtgaatggacagaagtcccactgatATTATATCaggcctcgggcaggttatctgggatattgtgggcactgggagacggacagactgtgaatggacagaaattcCACTTTGACCCTGAGAAAAGGTTccgtcccctcaccctctccatcACATAGACCGCCTTCTTTCACCTCCATATCACCCGCCTCCTCTACCcactcagcccatttgctgctgaaacccccatcaaTGTCTCTATTACCTCAAGACTCAACTGTTCAAAGGCTCccctgaccagcctcccaccttctgtaaacttgagctcgtatCCAACGCGCACCAAGACccggtcacccatcacccctgtgcacactgatctacattgactcccggttcgGAAAagactctattttaaaattctcattcgtattttaaaatcccttcatggccctcgcccctccctgtctctgtgatctcctccagtcctgtgatcctccaattcttgcatcttgcgcctccccgatttccatcactccgccACTGGTGgatttgccttcagctgcctaggccctaaactctggaattccctccctaaacctctccgtttcTTAACAGAAGTCCCAATATCATTGTATCAGACCtctggcaggttatctgggatattgtgggcactgggagagggacagactgtgaatagaCAGAAGTCCCtctgtttaacctcggtggtggggaaacttttagaaacgggaCTCGGGTTGGTTATCTGTGGTACTACCTGTACTTCTATAGTCATTTGATCACAGGTATGGATTACTGCCATTCTGAAGgtacagaggggaatcagaaagatGATTTAAGATATTAGAGTTCAGGTTGAGGGAATGGCGAGAGGGTTTGATGTATTTTGTTTGGGCAAGAAACTTTGGtattgaaatgttttaatggaatTCAGAACATTAGTgcaggaaacaggctcacaaaataattaataatggagaagggAAGTCAGGGTAATTTTCTCACCCAAAGGGCCCGAGGGCATGGGAAGGACACTAAAGggacagtgtaagtggggtgaagagataattgaacgtgtttctgtggatacactgagaggagggggaggtggggtcatCTCTCTAACAGGGACAGGcttaattgggccaaatggccttttcctatcCCTCATCATTCTCCTGTTATATTGTGTTTCCGAAATTGTCAACAATTTTTCAGCAGTTTCACACCGACATTGAATGTGTTTTTCGAACAGTCCTTTCATGTCACCGATTAGAATGAGAATTACTGCCCACATCATTCAGTGTAATGTTAGtgcagaaaacattcacagttcatttcaactgttctcccaatAATTATACTCCATTGTTTCATTTTGGTCTCAATTTCCTATAatgcaggtttgggaaattacaaatATGTTTCCATTTGTCATTATATTGGGTCTAAAAAGAtcctgagttaaaggactattatTTGAGTAGAATTAGGTTCTCTCTTTCATTGCCATTCTAAATCAAGCCCATAACTTCCTAATTACCctgaacattgtctttccctcacaATCCTCCAAGGATTAATGATCAATTGTGTGAACATCTGTACATCTTCTCAGAGCAGATTGAAAACTTTGATGTCTCATTCTGTTCTgtgaaatgaaaacattttaatgtttcgcatttctccacctctttccctACAGTTGATGGTAGGCAGATTTCCCGGGGAGCAGGTAACCCATAACGTCTGGCTCATGGCACTGCTCATTAATTGTGAGCCCAGAACATCTGTGCGGCACATCGGAgctgtgtatggggattgacagtgtatcaggatcctgcctggtgtgtatggggattgacagtgtatcaggatcctgccaggtgtgtatggggattcagtgtatcaggatcctgcctggtgtgtatggggattgacagtgtatcaggatcctgccaggtgtgtatggggattcagtgtatcaggatcctgccaggtgtgtatggggattcacagtgtatcaggatcaagCCAGGTGTGTACggagattcacagtgtatcaggatcctgccaggtgtgtatgaggattcacagtatatcaggatcctgccaggtgtgtatggggattcatagtgtatcaggatcctgccaggtgtgtatggggattcacagtgtatcaggatcctgccaggtgtgtatggggatacacagtgtatcaggatcctgccaggtgtgtatggggattgacagtttatcaggatcctgccaggtgtgtctggggattcacagtgtatcaggatcctgcctggtgtgtggggattcacagtgtttcaggatcctgccaggtgtgtatggggattcagagtatcaggatcctgccaggtgtgtatggggattcagagtatcaggatcctgccaggtgtgtatggggattcacagtgtatcaggatcctgcctggtgtgtggggattcacagtgtttcaGGATCCTGCCTTTTGTGTGTGGGGAtttacagtgtatcaggatcctgccaggtgtgtatggggattcacagtgtgtcaggatcctgccaggtgtgtatgtagTTGGATTAATTGGAGTAATACAAACTCACTAATAATTCAAAACTCGGAGTGACTTTTAACTTCAAGCTACGCAAAACATTCTTTTCCTGCGATGCCAGGGCACCTCACAGATGTGTATGAAGTGCTGCAGTGTattaggatcctgccagatgcatGCGGTTTCACAGgattaaaaacaaatgaaaattaactttttttctgtttcctcCACCCTTTGAACTTCTGATTCCAAGATTCTGACAATCTCTGAACAAAAAactacagtcaaacattctgattctcatAAGTggaataaacggtttgaaacccccatttcatcacttacctttcaggtgactgggtatttcagataaacctcgtccgatgttcatataatcaaatggatcaggacctgtttaaatcaatgagctttcatgaaatcagatctgtgtaatattatagtaaattctgcagtgtttcaatctgaaattgaattcagtgtgtgattttaccgtaccaagttcctgcatctctttcagtattttatCCAACTTTGGTAATctgtgcattttcacaaaggattcccacatcacccttcgggcccgggagcctttctccatcaccagatttaggagaagtttggaacttgccgccctgtttcccttctccgcGAGCTCAGtgactttctgtaaagaataataatgaatatattgaggagtggagtgaaagacaaagactgagaatcagaaggaaaggagctgctccgtgatgggatctcccagtttatattgaggagtggagtgaaagacaaagactgagaatcagaaggaaaggagctgctccgtgatgggatcaCCCAGTTTATATTGAACACAAAGTAATCACTGGGCCGGGTTCTGATCCATCCTGAACATGGGCAAAATATTCTGTAAACATCTTGAttcattaacaacaacaacacagcacctttaatatagaaaaatgtcccacggcGATTCACAGGAGTGGTATCATACAATGGGCCCGAGACAAAGGAAGGCATATTattagggatgaccaaaagctggaTAAAGAATCAAATTTTAAAGAGAAGAGGGAGATACAGAGGCGGAGGATTTTaggaagtgaattccagagcctggGTCCAAAAACTGCGGAATGCTCGGCCACCGCTggtagggcgatggggagaggcacaagatgccagagtcaGAGCAAGAGAGAATTCTAGTGAGGGGCAGGACCTTGAAGTGATTTAAACAGGAGGATGGGaatttaaaattgaagtcattcgaGAACTGCGATAGGTGAACGAGCACAGGAGTGAGGGGTGAGCGGGACGGGGGAGGGACAGGTTacaggcagcagcgttttggatgtgttgaagtttacagaaagcggaggatgggaagccggccaggagagcatcggaatagttgcatccggaggaaatttcctccaattaaatattgggaagaccgaaaccatccctttgtcacttccacactCCACCATTCCAAtggtgtcctggccggcctcccaccttccagcctccgtaaatttgagctcatccaaaactctgcttcccgcagcctaactcacaccaagtcccgttcatccaacacccctgtgctagctgacctacattggctcacgatCCGGAAActgatcgattttaaaattctcatccttgtgcacaaatcctaccatggccttgcctctccttatctctgtaacctcctccagccctacaaacccctcagatctctgcactcctccaattctgacctcttgtgcatccccgattgtcgttgctccatcattggtggccgtgccttcaactgccgagTCCACAAGCTCTgaaagttccctccctaaacgtctccgcctctctacctcgctctcctttcctttaagacgctcctcaaaacctgcctctttgaccaagcttttgatcacctctctgaatatctcatgtggctcggtgtcaaattttgttttgataatcgctcctatgaagcaccttgggacgaatTATTATGTTAAAcgcgtgatataaatgcatgttgctgtTGTCGTTTTCCTTGTCTTTCTCTGTACAGATATTGACTGATCCATTGGGTATTATCATCTCTTCCTATCATTGGTTCAGATTCAAATATTTTCAGTTTTATCCATTTCTTCCctatttggcctgtttctgttctgtaacattctatgattctaagatgtgaTATTCTGTCACTTCTGTTacatttaaataatccaaactcattctgtgtccATTCCACTTACGTGATATTCCTGCCCACTGAAATGGTCCTCGCCTGTTAACATGAGACTGAgtccctccaccccctcttcaatcgcctgttcaagtctgtcccggtagaatttcgtcaactggaacagctggtaatcgtcgcactttgtcaggaactcagtgattgcaggGTTCAGacctgtgaacaaaaatggagaaaactaaacacattattgactttctatccgggcggctacatttcctcttataccaaacGTCTGAAGCCTCCTgtcacattatcaaacaccttctgaaaaccgaTAAACACCGCATGTGCTGCCTTCCATCGTTCCGTACAGTCAATTCTTAAAAACCGGTGTTTAAATATGTGAAACACGACTTGTCTACGGCGAATCAgttccagcctcccctgatcatcccctgtatctctaaatgttcactaattcaacctggaattacagattcgAGGAGTTTGCCCACTGCTGACGTACACTAATTGATCTCCAGTTACCGGGTTtaccttctctccctcttgaaCAGATACATTACTTTGTCTCTTTCTAATCCGTTTCTATATCCAAAGTCTCCTCCCTGACTTCATTTAACCGCATTGGTTGTAGGTCCAGTGGCTTCTTCACTTTGACTatttttctcagatccaaatccttctctagtTATCTCTGACATCCTCCTCCAGTACACCCACATTCCCACCAACACCATCAGTGTTAGAATCTTCATTAATCTCCCCGCAAAATGATATAACCAGGAAGATTTCGCTGAATCCGTGTAAACCTAAACCATGTGGTCTGATAGCTCCTGGACCATATCTCTTATGATTCTGActttccaaatgtgtttggaatgatttgtacaTTCATAGACACAAAACTGAATCCAAACTCCGATTTTGGGGGTAATTTACCTATAATTCGTTTTTCTTTCCCCCTCGACAtccataactttatctctcaatacttaaaAACCTCCTACCCTTTTTCCTGCCAATATCATTTCATTACTTCATAAATCATCTGTTCCTgccccaacagttttattaattccactctTAAGTCTCAGATCCAGATAGGTCCCCCCCTCCGGTCATATCAACTGAAACCTTCCCGCTGCTCCTTTCAccaagtctgtaaaaccattgttggtcggttcagactgtgaccgtcccttcccttctccctgaactcactctatccccaagaccgtgaacccttccctcctgctccattcacccagtctgtaaaaccattgttggtcggttcagaccgtgaccgtcccttcccttctccctgaactcactctatccccaagaccgtgaacccttccctcctgctccattcacccagtctgtaaaaccattgttggtcggttcagaccgtgactgtcccttcccttctccctgaactcactctatccccaagaccgtgaacccttccctcctgctccat
Coding sequences within it:
- the LOC137314022 gene encoding NACHT, LRR and PYD domains-containing protein 3-like isoform X2, which gives rise to MVQKIVYDWATGKIYPHFQFVFSFKFRDLNAINCRINLRNLILDLYPYFRNILGELWKNPEGLLFIFDGLDEFKDSIDFDNNRINTEADYMCTDPEDRCEVSDIVYSLIQHKLLPGCSVLVTSRPTALHLLEKAEISVWAEILGFVGEERKEYFNKYFEDQVVAAAVFKHVEENELLYTMCYNPSYCWILCLSLGPFFTQRDRKQQRVPKTITQLYSYYIYNILKNHGREIESPRDVLLKIGEMAFSGVSEKKIVFRNGDLIKYNLQPSQFLSGFMMELLERDDSAQSVVYTFPHLTIQEFVAALAQFLTADPGDIRKLLSEAHSKEDGRFEIFLRFVVGLSSSQSARPLEEFLGPFLHQKICGVIDWVKEKVEREIGKTESETGKRDLLNTFHYLFESQNQTLARVTVGSMETLTFSGLRLTPIDCAVLSHVIGLCDTIKHLDLQKCSIQCEGLQRLGTVVHKCQVLRLCDNDLTNSCIKDLSSALTTNRSLTGLDLSNNKLGNSAVKLPSEALRNPDCKIQKLGLWGNDLTDSCSEDLSSALSANLSLTVLTLSYNKLGDSGVKLLSAALRNPDCKIQELDLDDVGLTDSCTEDLVSALSTNRSLTDLSLGSNSFTDRSVPALRSLILTRKSLEQIGLSLKLFCPNGKRNLESLRESRPGLRVEI
- the LOC137314022 gene encoding NACHT, LRR and PYD domains-containing protein 3-like isoform X1, with product MVQKIVYDWATGKIYPHFQFVFSFKFRDLNAINCRINLRNLILDLYPYFRNILGELWKNPEGLLFIFDGLDEFKDSIDFDNNRINTEADYMCTDPEDRCEVSDIVYSLIQHKLLPGCSVLVTSRPTALHLLEKAEISVWAEILGFVGEERKEYFNKYFEDQVVAAAVFKHVEENELLYTMCYNPSYCWILCLSLGPFFTQRDRKQQRVPKTITQLYSYYIYNILKNHGREIESPRDVLLKIGEMAFSGVSEKKIVFRNGDLIKYNLQPSQFLSGFMMELLERDDSAQSVVYTFPHLTIQEFVAALAQFLTADPGDIRKLLSEAHSKEDGRFEIFLRFVVGLSSSQSARPLEEFLGPFLHQKICGVIDWVKEKVEREIGKTESETGKRDLLNTFHYLFESQNQTLARVTVGSMETLTFSGLRLTPIDCAVLSHVIGLCDTIKHLDLQKCSIQCEGLQRLGTVVHKCQVLRLGSNKLGDSGVKLLSEALRNPDCKIQELELCDNDLTNSCIKDLSSALTTNRSLTGLDLSNNKLGNSAVKLPSEALRNPDCKIQKLGLWGNDLTDSCSEDLSSALSANLSLTVLTLSYNKLGDSGVKLLSAALRNPDCKIQELDLDDVGLTDSCTEDLVSALSTNRSLTDLSLGSNSFTDRSVPALRSLILTRKSLEQIGLSLKLFCPNGKRNLESLRESRPGLRVEI